The proteins below come from a single Triticum aestivum cultivar Chinese Spring chromosome 5D, IWGSC CS RefSeq v2.1, whole genome shotgun sequence genomic window:
- the LOC123123671 gene encoding mRNA-decapping enzyme-like protein: MARRGGGGGGGRRSKVTPNLGADREGTRLLNLTVLRRLDPAIVDILITAASVTAYSFDQDTVRWSHKGVEGSLFVVKRNTQPRFQFLVMNRRNTENLVEDLLGGFDYKVEVPYIIYTNAAAEIIGIWFYEPEECEEVAHLFSRIHKAYSRASPEKMVPSVKSSSDFEELEVASDVPSSEDSLEQPTTPSTMVPGNVGFKLLSALLTAAACVGAPTGGAGPVQPNQPIRAVPSSRRASPAPSAVSSQPPASHNLLPPPRASAATVVPQDAHVPTSAPTIQPASITKPPFFPPIVTTSSQAETAHAAFPSSAPPPFLPPLAIQHRQSAPCLQPFPLPSAPPPIDPPHRQSAPLSQPFAQFNAPPPLDPQHRESAPLAQPFTQSTAPPALDPQQRQSAVLLKPFQLSSAPPPPRPQHWQRSPSLDHFARPTECPPPPYGALLLQPFPPPNPPPPLLAPTASYGPVILSRDNLRGALLRLVQNDDFIDMFYREIVKG; the protein is encoded by the exons atggcgcggcgcggcggcggcggcggcggcgggaggcggagcaAGGTGACGCCGAACCTGGGGGCGGACCGGGAGGGCACGCGGCTTCTCAACCTCACCGTGCTGCGGCGCCTCGACCCCGCCATCGTCGACATCCTCATCACCGCCGCCAGCGTCACCGCCTACAGCTTCGACCAGGACACCGTCCGATGG AGCCACAAGGGCGTGGAGGGGTCGCTCTTCGTCGTCAAGAG GAACACCCAACCCAGATTCCAGTTTCTCGTCATGAATCGTCGAAACACAG AAAATCTGGTCGAGGATCTCCTGGGCGGTTTTGATTACAAGGTGGAAGTTCCTTACATAATATACACCAATGCTGCAGCTGAAATTATTGGAATTTGGTTCTATGAGCCTGAGGAATGTGAAGAAGTGGCACATCTTTTCAGTAG GATACATAAAGCATATTCCAGGGCATCCCCAGAGAAAATGGTTCCTTCAGTTAAAAG TTCCAGTGATTTTGAAGAGCTGGAAGTAGCATCTGATGTTCCCTCATCTGAAGATAGCCTAGAGCAGCCAACAACACCATCTACCATGGTACCTGGCAATGTTGGATTCAAGTTATTGTCAGCTTTGTTAACA GCAGCTGCATGTGTTGGAGCACCCACTGGTGGAGCAGGTCCAGTACAGCCAAATCAACCTATCAGGGCGGTTCCTTCATCTAGGCGTGCATCGCCAGCGCCTAGTGCTGTTTCGTCACAGCCTCCTGCCTCGCATAATTTGCTTCCTCCTCCACGAGCGTCAGCAGCTACCGTGGTTCCCCAAGATGCTCATGTACCCACCAGCGCTCCTACCATTCAGCCTGCCAGTATTACAAAACCACCATTCTTTCCCCCCATTGTTACCACATCTTCGCAAGCGGAAACAGCTCATGCTGCTTTTCCATCTTCAGCTCCACCCCCATTTCTTCCTCCCCTTGCCATTCAGCACCGGCAGAGTGCTCCCTGTCTCCAGCCATTTCCACtaccctctgctcctcctccaattGATCCTCCGCACAGGCAAAGTGCTCCCTTGTCCCAGCCCTTTGCACAATTCAATGCTCCTCCTCCACTTGATCCTCAGCACAGGGAAAGTGCTCCCTTGGCCCAGCCCTTTACACAatccactgctcctcctgcacttGATCCTCAGCAGAGGCAAAGTGCTGTCTTGCTCAAGCCCTTTCAACTATCCTCTGCTCCCCCTCCACCTCGTCCTCAGCACTGGCAAAGGTCTCCTTCGCTTGACCACTTTGCACGGCCCACTgaatgcccccctccaccatacggTGCGCTGTTGCTTCAGCCATTTCCACCACCTAATCCTCCTCCTCCACTGCTTGCCCCAACAGCATCGTATGGCCCAGTTATACTATCAAGAGACAACCTGAGAGGTGCATTGCTGAGGCTTGTGCAG aatGATGATTTCATCGACATGTTCTACCGGGAGATTGTAAAAGGGTAG